Proteins encoded together in one Camarhynchus parvulus chromosome 12, STF_HiC, whole genome shotgun sequence window:
- the PHF2 gene encoding lysine-specific demethylase PHF2 isoform X1, with the protein MATVPVYCICRLPYDVTRFMIECDACKDWFHGSCVGVEEEEAPDIDIYHCPNCEKTHGKSTLKKKRNWHKHDTGQTTEVKPVQNGSQVFIKELRSRTFPSAEDIVVKVPGSQLTAEYLEEKGFAEPILVPKKDGLGLAVPAPTFYVSDVENYVGPERSVDVTDVTKQKDCKMKLKEFVDYYYSTNRKRVLNVTNLEFSDTRMSSFVEPPDIVKKLSWVENYWPDDALLAKPKVTKYCLICVKDSYTDFHIDSGGASAWYHVLKGEKIFYLIKPASANISLYERWQSAANHSEMFFADQVDKCYKCTVKQGQTLFIPSGWIYATLTPVDCLAFAGHFLHSLSVEMQMRAYEVERRLKIVSLTQFPNFETACWYMGKHLLEKFKGLHKAGQQPPAHLLQGAKILNGAFRSWTKKQALAEHEDELPENFKPAQLIKDLAKEIRLSENASKASKADTSANPPAEEICPVEKEEAPSPVQVTPPPPPLEKLPKKKTPKTVKTPKQLKPSKPPKPPKAPKPPKTPKVKGEGKKKGKKAKESPPPAIPNLDLLEAHTKEALTKIETPKKGKAAKNVLSVPNKESASKQNEVEKFEVREQNKSKTEAKWKYKNSKPDSLLKMEEEHKSEKTPLSGNKDNKFTFSFSNKKLLGSKGVKTHLNTSVFGSLQNFKEDKAKPVRDEYEYVSDDGELKIDEFPIRRKKNTAKRELPFLSDKKEALHHTPVKKPKVESVPYKSEDSSDEDLLHIDTEAKPGRNSKVKKESGSSAGILDLLQASKEVGGLEYNTNSQPPASPSTQEAIQGMLSMANLQASESCLQTSWGSNQAKNNSFSTQNLKKTGGGGSKTAGKRLLKKSTKNSIDIEDYDEDQDHLDACFKDSDYVYPSLESDEDNPVFKSRSKKRKSSDDAPYSPTARVGPSVPRQDRPVREGTRVASIETGLAAAAAKLSQQEEQKGKKKKNTKKKLSAPNASKAAQEGSSPEPKLELQASSLTDHEYTAGASTFGVAQPNRGSQPMAPGVFLTQRRPSSSSQNNASAKGKRTKKGMATAKQRLGKILKIHRNGKLLL; encoded by the exons TGCTGAAGACATAGTGGTGAAAGTGCCAGGCAGCCAGCTGACAGCAGAGTATTTGGAAGAGAAGGGCTTTGCTGAGCCCATCCTGGTCCCCAAGAAGGATGGGCtgggcctggctgtgcctgcccccaCCTTCTACGTCAGCGACGTCGAGAACTATGTTG GGCCGGAGCGGAGCGTTGATGTCACTGATGTCACCAAGCAGAAAGATTGCAAGATGAAGCTCAAGGAATTTGTGGATTATTACTACAGCACAAACAGGAAAAGGGTCTTAAATGTCACAAACCTGGAGTTCTCTGACACCAG GATGTCCAGCTTTGTAGAGCCTCCTGATATCGTTAAGAAGCTGTCCTGGGTGGAAAACTACTGGCCTGACGATGCTCTGCTGGCTAAACCCAAAGTGACCAAGTACTGCCTGATCTGTGTGAAGGACAGCTACACTGACTTCCACATAGACTCTGGGGGGGCTTCTGCCTGGTACCACGTGCTGAAG GGAGAAAAGATCTTTTATCTCATCAAACCAGCCTCTGCAAATATTTCTCTCTATGAACGCTGGCAGTCAGCAGCAAATCACAGTGAGATGTTTTTTGCAGACCAAGTAGATAAATGTTACAAATGCACTGTTAAACAAGGCCAGACACTCTTCATCCCATCAg GCTGGATTTATGCAACTCTAACACCAGTAGACTGCCTGGCCTTTGCAGGACATTTTCTACACAGCCTAAGTGTGGAAATGCAGATGAG GGCCTATGAAGTAGAAAGGCGATTGAAAATCGTCAGTCTGACCCAGTTCCCCAACTTTGAAACAGCCTGTTGGTACATGGGGAAGCATCTGCTAGAGAAATTCAAAG gTTTGCATAAAGCTGGACAACAACCTCCTGCTCATCTCCTTCAGGGAGCAAAGATTCTCAATGGTGCTTTCAGGTCGTGGACTAAAAAACAG GCTTTAGCAGAGCATGAAGATGAACTACCAGAAAACTTCAAACCAGCACAACTCATCAAGGACCTTGCCAAAGAAATAAGATTAAGTGAG AACGCTTCAAAGGCCAGCAAAGCAGACACGAGTGCCAACCCCCCAGCCGAGGAGATCTgtcctgtggagaaggaggaggctCCGTCACCCGTCCAGGTCACCCCTCCACCCCCACCTCTAGAAAAGCTTCCTAAAAAAAAGACTCCCAAAACTgtgaaaacccccaaacaactGAAGCCATCCAAACCTCCGAAGCctcccaaagcccccaaacctcccaaaacaCCGAAAGTGAAGGgagaaggcaaaaagaaaggaaagaaggcgAAGGAGAGCCCACCACCAGCCATCCCCAACCTCGACCTGCTGGAGGCACACACGAAGGAGGCTCTGACCAAGATCGAGACGCCAAAGAAGGGGAAG gCTGCAAAGAATGTTTTAAGTGTTCCCAATAAGGAATCTGCGAGCAAGCAGAATGAGGTGGAGAAATTTGAAGTTCgagagcaaaataaaagcaaaacagaagccAAATGGAAATACAAG AACAGTAAACCTGATTCACTTCTAAAAATGGAAGAGGAACACAAATCGGAAAAGACGCCTTTGTCAGGAAATAAAGACAACAAATTCACATTCTCTTTCTCTAATAAGAAGTTGCTTGG ttcaaaggGAGTCAAAACTCATCTGAATACCAGCGTGTTTGGGTCACTGCAGAATTTTAAAGAGGACAAAGCCAAACCTGTACGGGATGAATATGAATATGTGTCAGATGACGGTGAACTAAAAATTGATGAGTTTCCaatcagaagaaagaaaaacactgcaaaaagagAACTGCCCT ttttatCAGATAAAAAGGAAGCCCTGCATCACACTCCTGTTAAGAAGCCAAAGGTGGAGTCGGTACCATACAAG AGCGAGGATTCATCAGATGAAGATTTGCTTCACATTGACACAGAAGCAAAGCCAGGACGCAATTCCAAAGTAAAGAAAGAGAGTGGAAGTTCAGCAGGAATTCTTGATCTTTTGCAGGCAAGCAAGGAAGTTGGGGGTTTAGAGTATAACACCAACAG ccagccacctgcctcccccagcacgCAGGAAGCCATCCAGGGCATGCTCTCTATGGCAAACCTCCAGGCCTCAGAGTCCTGCCTGCAGACGTCGTGGGGCAGCAATCAGGCGAAGAACAACTCCTTCTCCACACAAAACTTGAAGAAAactggtggtggtggcagcaaAACCGCTGGGAAACGGCTgctgaagaaaagcacaaagaacAGCATCGACATCGAGGATTACGACGAGGACCAGGACCACTTGGATGCCTGTTTTAAGGACTCAGATTATG TTTACCCTTCTCTCGAATCAGATGAAGATAATCCAGTATTCAAGTCCCGatcaaagaaaaggaaaagttcaGATGATGCCCCTTACAGTCCCACGG cacgAGTTGGCCCCTCGGTGCCCCGGCAGGACAGACCGGTGCGGGAAGGCACGAGAGTCGCCTCCATCGAAACGGGactcgccgccgccgccgccaagCTGTCACAGCAG GAGGAAcaaaaaggcaagaagaaaaaaaataccaaaaagaaGCTGTCAGCCCCCAACGCAAGCAAAGCGGCTCAGGAAGGCAGCTCCCCCGAGCCGAAGCTGGAGTTACAGGCCAGCAGCCTCACAGATCACGAGTACACCGCAGGGGCCAGCACCTTTGGGGTCGCCCAGCCTAACAGGGGATCGCAGCCGATGGCACCCGGTGTTTTCCTCACACAGAGGAGACCCTCATCATCCTCGCAGAACAATGCCTCCGCCAAAG GGAAGCGTACGAAGAAGGGGATGGCCACGGCCAAGCAGCGGCTCGGCAAGATCCTGAAGATCCACCGGAACGGGAAGCTGCTGCTCTAG